One part of the Bradyrhizobium sp. CB1650 genome encodes these proteins:
- the hisC gene encoding histidinol-phosphate transaminase: MIDVKLQSVLSSLAQPAKELGAQSPGRRAPDARYVKLNTNENPFPLPIMVWRSAISALERQYLYPEDDNIGLREAAADAYGLSKDHVIAGNGSSELLALIYRAFLGPGDSVAMMSPGFSFNRKLALLQSAKLLEVSWSDSHSIPIDQLLFGSAKDAKFILLANPNNPTGTFVSIADIERLVAQSDRLIVLDEAYVDFAPDNGLRLVRRYPNLLLLRTFSKSYAAAGIRVGFGLGHPEIIGRLRNIQNVFNMNIIGQAVGVSILSHRAAYEENHRHIKRERERVAAQLRQFGFGVAPSHTNFLLARVPNGQDGRWWHAALEREGILVAVFADDGLDDCIRISIGTKDQMDSFLTAVAAISERMKRDE, encoded by the coding sequence ATGATCGATGTAAAACTGCAAAGTGTGCTCTCTTCTCTTGCGCAGCCGGCTAAAGAGCTAGGCGCTCAATCGCCCGGACGGCGGGCGCCAGATGCACGTTACGTGAAGCTAAACACCAATGAGAACCCTTTTCCACTACCAATAATGGTATGGCGAAGTGCGATCTCGGCGCTCGAACGTCAGTATTTGTATCCGGAAGACGACAACATCGGCTTGAGAGAAGCCGCCGCTGATGCCTACGGCCTCTCAAAGGACCATGTGATCGCCGGCAACGGCTCGTCGGAGCTTCTCGCCCTGATCTACAGGGCCTTCCTTGGACCGGGCGACAGCGTCGCAATGATGTCTCCTGGATTCTCGTTCAATCGCAAGCTTGCTCTGTTGCAGAGCGCCAAGCTCCTCGAAGTGTCGTGGAGCGACTCGCATTCGATTCCGATTGACCAGTTGCTCTTCGGTTCGGCAAAGGATGCCAAGTTCATCTTGCTGGCCAATCCCAATAACCCAACCGGGACGTTCGTCTCTATCGCCGATATCGAACGCCTCGTTGCACAGTCTGATCGCTTAATCGTGCTGGACGAGGCCTATGTCGACTTCGCACCGGATAACGGTCTGAGGCTCGTCCGCCGCTATCCCAACCTTCTGCTCCTAAGGACTTTTTCGAAGAGCTATGCGGCAGCGGGCATTCGGGTCGGCTTCGGCCTTGGTCATCCGGAGATTATTGGACGGCTGCGAAACATCCAGAACGTCTTCAACATGAACATCATAGGGCAAGCGGTCGGAGTCAGCATCCTTTCACATCGCGCGGCCTACGAGGAGAATCATAGGCATATCAAGCGCGAAAGAGAACGAGTTGCGGCCCAATTGCGTCAATTCGGATTCGGTGTAGCGCCTTCTCATACCAATTTCTTGCTGGCGCGGGTGCCGAATGGACAGGACGGCAGGTGGTGGCATGCCGCGCTGGAGAGAGAGGGCATACTCGTTGCTGTCTTTGCAGATGACGGTCTCGACGACTGCATTCGCATCAGCATCGGCACGAAGGACCAAATGGACTCGTTCTTGACAGCGGTTGCGGCAATCTCAGAGCGCATGAAAAGAGATGAATAG
- a CDS encoding IS5 family transposase: MRPKKHQMTGSSDLFRARLDQIINLKHELVQLAGKIDWDWIDREIAPLYSENGRPGIETRFVIGLLLLKHIYGLSDEGVCERWVYDPYFQYFTGEEFFQHTFPHERSDLSHWRKRLGNKLELLLAESLRVAHEAGALRTRDLERVTVDTTVQPKAISFPTDAKLLHAAIRGLNRLARKHGVRLRQSYLRIAKAAAMMASRYAHAKQFKRHQRQLRILRSRLGRIIRDIRRKIEGQDALEEAFALPLSRATQIRSQQQRQRGWKLYSFHAPEVECIGKGKAAAPYEFGVKASITTNNRPAPGGQFVLHAKALPDNPYDGHTLRDVIEDTEKLTGCAIERAYVDKGYRGHDAQNPRRVFISGQKRGVFGIIKRELRRRSAIEPVIGHLKSEGHLGRCYLKGRAGDAANVILSAVGYNFRRILAWLRELLCLILIPLWRVLAIPARFNPAS, from the coding sequence ATGCGGCCGAAGAAGCACCAAATGACGGGATCAAGCGACCTGTTCCGGGCGCGGCTCGACCAGATCATCAATCTGAAGCACGAGCTGGTTCAGCTCGCCGGCAAGATCGATTGGGATTGGATCGATCGCGAGATCGCACCGCTTTACAGCGAGAACGGCCGGCCCGGGATCGAGACGCGGTTTGTGATCGGGCTTTTGTTGCTCAAACACATTTACGGGCTATCCGACGAGGGGGTGTGCGAGCGCTGGGTCTACGACCCCTATTTCCAATACTTCACCGGCGAAGAGTTCTTCCAGCACACCTTCCCGCACGAGCGCTCGGACCTGAGCCATTGGCGCAAGCGGCTCGGTAACAAGCTCGAGTTGCTCCTGGCCGAGAGCCTGCGGGTGGCGCATGAGGCCGGCGCACTGCGCACGCGCGACCTTGAGCGGGTGACGGTGGACACCACTGTGCAACCCAAGGCCATCAGCTTCCCGACCGACGCCAAGCTGCTGCATGCGGCGATCCGCGGGCTGAACCGCCTGGCGAGGAAGCACGGAGTGCGGCTGCGGCAATCCTATCTGCGCATCGCCAAGGCCGCCGCGATGATGGCGAGCCGCTACGCCCATGCCAAACAGTTCAAGCGGCATCAGCGGCAGTTGCGCATCCTGCGTTCCCGGCTCGGCCGGATCATCCGCGACATCCGCCGCAAGATCGAAGGTCAGGATGCGCTTGAGGAGGCGTTTGCACTCCCGCTGAGCCGGGCCACGCAGATCCGCTCGCAGCAGCAGCGCCAGCGCGGCTGGAAGCTGTATTCCTTCCATGCCCCGGAGGTGGAGTGCATCGGCAAAGGCAAGGCAGCCGCGCCTTACGAGTTCGGCGTGAAGGCCTCTATTACGACCAACAACCGACCGGCCCCCGGCGGCCAGTTCGTGCTGCACGCCAAGGCGCTGCCGGATAATCCCTATGACGGCCACACGCTGCGGGATGTCATCGAGGACACCGAGAAGCTCACCGGCTGCGCGATCGAGCGCGCCTATGTCGATAAAGGATACCGCGGTCACGATGCGCAAAATCCGCGCCGCGTCTTCATCTCGGGTCAGAAACGCGGCGTCTTCGGCATCATCAAACGTGAACTGCGGCGCCGCTCCGCCATCGAGCCCGTGATCGGCCACCTGAAGTCAGAGGGCCACCTCGGCCGCTGTTACCTCAAAGGCCGGGCCGGCGATGCAGCCAACGTGATCCTGTCCGCCGTCGGCTATAACTTCCGCCGTATCCTCGCCTGGCTGAGAGAGCTCTTGTGCCTGATCTTAATCCCCCTCTGGCGCGTGCTCGCCATCCCAGCCAGGTTCAATCCGGCTTCTTAA
- a CDS encoding helix-turn-helix transcriptional regulator yields MRARALVAYNVRRIRVERGIPQEQLAYDAGVDRSYMSGLERQQANPTVDLLDRLAETLGVAVSELFVRPSKGAPPPATLPKGRKPKAARRKRT; encoded by the coding sequence ATGAGAGCTCGTGCGCTTGTGGCTTACAATGTGCGCCGGATCCGCGTCGAGCGCGGTATTCCGCAAGAGCAATTGGCCTACGATGCAGGTGTTGATCGCTCCTATATGAGCGGACTTGAGCGCCAACAGGCGAACCCGACAGTCGATCTTCTTGATCGCCTTGCCGAGACGCTCGGCGTTGCTGTCTCCGAGCTGTTTGTTCGGCCATCCAAGGGTGCGCCGCCGCCCGCCACCTTACCTAAAGGTCGCAAGCCCAAGGCGGCACGCCGCAAAAGGACCTAG
- a CDS encoding CDP-alcohol phosphatidyltransferase family protein — MIAYLSDRANAVTALGILCSGAAIGFVVRGHYEAGIALGLWAIVADDVDGEIARRTKRRTMATKAIGKALDAFSDLIFGSVIPAIVIASFINSPASAVFTAFLLLIGALRLAYFDYFGLDDRGYSTGLPLSYALPVLAAILLVDHTIAPLELGLVLPAVFVPLSLLHIAPFKIKASGTLVHVLTICVAVTASAGLLIASRAGT; from the coding sequence ATGATCGCATACCTATCTGACCGCGCAAATGCCGTTACTGCTCTGGGGATCCTTTGTTCCGGTGCAGCGATCGGGTTCGTCGTGAGAGGACACTACGAGGCAGGAATAGCGCTTGGGCTCTGGGCGATCGTCGCTGATGACGTGGACGGCGAAATTGCCCGGCGCACCAAGCGCCGAACGATGGCAACCAAAGCCATTGGTAAAGCTCTCGACGCATTCTCTGACCTTATTTTTGGATCAGTCATCCCAGCAATTGTCATCGCATCCTTCATCAATTCTCCAGCATCTGCCGTGTTCACAGCGTTCTTGTTATTGATCGGCGCCCTTCGCCTGGCATATTTTGACTATTTCGGACTGGACGATCGCGGTTATTCGACCGGCCTACCTCTCTCTTACGCTCTGCCAGTGCTAGCGGCGATCTTGCTAGTTGACCACACGATTGCGCCGCTTGAGTTAGGTCTCGTTCTTCCTGCCGTCTTTGTACCGCTATCGTTGCTCCACATCGCCCCGTTCAAGATCAAGGCCTCAGGCACTCTTGTGCATGTGCTCACCATCTGCGTAGCGGTCACCGCGTCCGCCGGACTGCTGATTGCGAGTAGAGCGGGCACATGA
- a CDS encoding DUF2285 domain-containing protein, whose protein sequence is MPADPKIAELAPSAHELTSYDKEHAVTYMRLLDADADKADWCEIARVVLGLDPTVEPDRARRTFESHLTRAKWLAGHGYRDLLRGGWPKQ, encoded by the coding sequence GTGCCGGCCGACCCGAAGATCGCAGAATTGGCTCCCAGCGCGCACGAGCTCACGTCATATGACAAGGAGCACGCCGTCACCTACATGCGACTTCTCGATGCCGACGCTGACAAAGCAGATTGGTGCGAAATCGCGCGCGTTGTGCTTGGGCTTGACCCGACCGTTGAACCGGATCGTGCGCGACGCACCTTCGAAAGTCATCTGACGCGGGCCAAGTGGCTAGCAGGCCACGGTTATCGTGATCTGCTCCGTGGCGGTTGGCCAAAGCAATGA
- a CDS encoding LLM class flavin-dependent oxidoreductase — translation MQAGSSDAGVRFAAEFAEVVFTAQPSIESGKHYYANLKEKARQLGRQDDQVLVMPGIVPLLGEPSRRPQTSSKSCNPTQTPRF, via the coding sequence GTGCAGGCCGGTTCATCCGACGCCGGGGTCAGGTTCGCTGCGGAATTTGCGGAAGTTGTATTCACGGCTCAGCCATCGATCGAAAGCGGTAAGCACTATTACGCAAATCTAAAGGAGAAGGCTCGCCAGCTTGGACGTCAGGACGATCAGGTGCTGGTGATGCCGGGCATCGTCCCATTGTTGGGCGAACCAAGCAGGAGGCCTCAGACAAGCTCAAAAAGTTGCAATCCTACACAGACACCGAGGTTTTGA
- a CDS encoding LysR substrate-binding domain-containing protein, which yields MGGVIVDVVSSLSPPTFSDDYDILITRDLSVIEPADSWEIYNEELVCMGPPNLVAGKKPSIVRSTPILNITSRPDILPTWLRAMNLSLNDIRAGARYDHNYLALPAVMTGKCLLVAPEIIVSDLMRGALCRSFPAHALQVACNIAYVVDRSEHPEIARSFCRWVARLCKKATLAQAT from the coding sequence GTGGGCGGTGTTATCGTGGACGTCGTCAGCTCGCTGTCGCCGCCGACATTTTCGGATGACTACGACATATTGATTACACGCGACCTTTCCGTCATCGAACCTGCCGATAGTTGGGAGATCTACAATGAGGAGCTGGTATGCATGGGGCCGCCAAATCTGGTCGCAGGCAAAAAGCCCTCGATCGTTCGATCAACGCCGATACTGAACATCACATCTCGTCCCGACATCCTGCCGACGTGGCTGAGAGCGATGAACCTGTCCTTAAACGATATCCGAGCGGGCGCGCGCTATGATCATAACTATCTTGCTCTGCCGGCAGTCATGACAGGAAAATGCCTTCTTGTCGCACCAGAAATCATCGTCAGTGATCTGATGCGAGGGGCGCTTTGCAGATCATTCCCGGCTCACGCGCTCCAAGTGGCATGCAATATCGCCTATGTGGTGGATCGCAGCGAGCATCCCGAGATCGCTCGTTCTTTTTGCCGATGGGTTGCTCGTCTTTGCAAGAAGGCGACGCTAGCTCAGGCTACCTGA
- a CDS encoding DUF2285 domain-containing protein produces MLSTVLRVRAANCVAPKSYQIDFGNLPGSDVRRAPDGWHAIVPLEGAKHRLWLKSLPASASAVVLDLPLDADFELRLQAARRFWLALEHRPLGTPPLDLPALKRRRLILALRALDGWQEGNNYRQIAQGLFGSHRIAERGWKTDELRAQTIRLVKLGRRLMRLRCRALLHKGRRRNDSS; encoded by the coding sequence GTGCTGTCGACCGTACTGCGTGTGCGGGCGGCCAACTGCGTGGCGCCCAAAAGCTACCAGATCGATTTCGGCAATCTGCCGGGCAGCGACGTTCGTCGCGCGCCGGATGGCTGGCATGCCATCGTGCCGCTCGAAGGCGCGAAGCATCGCCTTTGGCTGAAGAGCCTTCCGGCGAGCGCGTCTGCTGTCGTGCTCGATCTGCCGCTCGACGCGGATTTCGAGCTTCGCTTGCAGGCCGCACGTCGATTTTGGCTCGCCCTTGAGCATCGGCCGCTCGGAACGCCTCCTCTTGACTTGCCAGCTTTGAAGCGGCGTCGCCTTATCCTCGCGCTGCGCGCACTGGATGGATGGCAGGAAGGAAATAACTATCGCCAAATCGCGCAAGGTCTGTTTGGAAGCCATCGTATTGCCGAGCGGGGCTGGAAAACAGACGAACTGCGCGCCCAAACCATTCGACTGGTTAAGCTGGGGCGGCGCCTCATGCGCCTTCGCTGCCGCGCATTGCTCCACAAGGGCCGACGCAGGAATGACAGTTCATGA
- a CDS encoding helix-turn-helix transcriptional regulator, with translation MNAHALVAWNVRRIRVDRDIPQERLAYDAGIDRSYLGGIEQQKENPSIDLLDLIAMTLDIHLSELFAEPARGAAPPKPMSRGRKPAHPCRNRGKYRKSHVYRERRGHVSRSGSRAPFESTPAIPTSGYKTALSAICFQVSQSIFEMSPYAARVNRLTGRLSPRFSPRVRPELADLNLPRRRNSGATNSVNSLGPLGTIFGTIWNPSVAY, from the coding sequence ATGAACGCTCATGCGCTTGTGGCCTGGAATGTGCGCCGGATCCGTGTAGATCGCGACATTCCGCAAGAGCGATTGGCTTATGATGCCGGGATCGACCGCTCGTATTTGGGCGGCATTGAGCAGCAGAAAGAGAACCCGAGCATTGATCTCCTGGACCTTATCGCCATGACCTTGGATATTCACTTGTCCGAGTTGTTCGCTGAGCCGGCCAGGGGTGCGGCGCCTCCCAAACCAATGTCCAGAGGACGCAAGCCAGCCCACCCGTGTCGGAACAGGGGTAAATATCGAAAGAGCCATGTTTATCGCGAACGACGGGGGCATGTTAGCCGGAGCGGCTCACGTGCCCCCTTCGAGTCTACGCCGGCCATTCCGACCTCCGGCTACAAAACAGCGCTCAGCGCGATCTGTTTCCAAGTAAGCCAGAGCATCTTCGAGATGAGCCCTTACGCCGCTCGCGTAAATCGATTGACCGGCCGCTTGAGCCCGAGGTTTTCTCCAAGAGTGCGTCCGGAGCTTGCCGACCTAAACTTGCCGCGTCGGCGCAATTCTGGAGCAACGAACTCCGTGAACTCCTTGGGCCCGCTCGGAACAATCTTCGGAACCATATGGAATCCATCGGTGGCATATTGA
- the eutB gene encoding hydroxyectoine utilization dehydratase EutB: MVIIGLAAIQDARDHIARRILSTPLVGSSTLSDICGVTVALKLEHHQTTGSFKLRGATNAIIKLTKAERERGVVAASTGNHGRALSHAARTVGSRATICMSRLVPENKVAEVRRLGADVRIVGSSQDEAQKEVERLVDEDGLVMLPPFDHPDIVAGQGTIGLEIVEAMPDVATVLVPLSGGGLAAGIAAAVKGIRLHTRVIGLTMARGAAMKASLDAGRPVQVEEFPSLADSLGGGIGLNNKVTFAMCRALLDDVVLLSEDEIAAGIRHAYEHEREILEGAGAVGIAALIANKISRLMGPVALVLSGRNIDMKLHRRVVDKMSDPFG, encoded by the coding sequence ATGGTTATCATTGGTCTGGCTGCTATTCAGGATGCGCGCGATCATATCGCCAGACGCATTCTCTCAACACCGCTCGTAGGCTCGTCGACGCTATCCGATATCTGCGGTGTCACCGTCGCGTTAAAGCTCGAGCATCATCAAACTACAGGTAGCTTCAAACTGCGTGGTGCCACAAATGCGATTATCAAGCTCACGAAAGCCGAGCGGGAGCGGGGAGTCGTGGCCGCCTCGACCGGAAATCATGGCCGAGCGCTTTCTCACGCCGCCCGCACAGTAGGTTCGCGTGCGACGATTTGCATGTCGCGGCTCGTGCCCGAAAACAAGGTCGCCGAAGTCCGACGCCTCGGTGCCGACGTGCGAATTGTTGGCAGTTCGCAAGACGAGGCGCAGAAGGAGGTTGAGCGCCTCGTCGATGAAGATGGGCTTGTGATGTTACCACCATTCGATCATCCGGACATTGTTGCGGGACAGGGAACAATTGGTCTCGAGATTGTCGAGGCGATGCCAGATGTCGCCACCGTGCTCGTGCCGCTGTCTGGCGGCGGCCTCGCCGCTGGGATCGCAGCAGCGGTCAAAGGCATCCGACTGCATACGAGAGTTATAGGACTTACCATGGCGCGCGGCGCCGCGATGAAGGCTAGTCTTGATGCTGGCCGCCCGGTGCAAGTGGAGGAATTTCCAAGCTTGGCCGATTCTTTGGGCGGCGGCATCGGCCTCAACAACAAGGTGACCTTCGCGATGTGTCGAGCTTTGCTCGACGACGTGGTGTTGCTAAGCGAAGATGAGATCGCGGCGGGCATTCGTCATGCCTACGAGCACGAACGAGAGATCCTAGAGGGCGCCGGCGCCGTTGGAATCGCCGCGCTGATAGCCAACAAGATCTCAAGATTGATGGGGCCCGTGGCACTGGTGCTCTCAGGCCGCAATATCGATATGAAACTGCACCGTCGTGTTGTAGACAAGATGAGCGATCCTTTTGGGTAG
- a CDS encoding formyltransferase family protein, translating to MSSLTDGVVFAGTRGLATRCLLFVIETCGKDHIAGILGASRYEKTWWRHETSEELWQVADRFGIPFFESIDDVPPLGTSLVSVMWNKIFPPHVLARFDGGGINLHPAPLPEYRGSFARTHAILNGEKSFGVTVHYLSERVDRGDIISELQFPVLPSETALSLDTRAQLYGYALFCQVWLRLLDGSATSRSQDELIAQEKRKACFYHMRKMTALLDSSDVPRSAEELDRLHRALYLPPRIEPPKWLVERVITNEVRTLLRDSTVGGKA from the coding sequence ATGTCGAGTTTAACTGACGGCGTGGTATTTGCCGGCACCAGGGGACTTGCGACCCGCTGTCTTCTGTTTGTCATCGAGACCTGCGGCAAAGACCACATCGCGGGCATTCTCGGCGCTTCCCGGTACGAGAAAACATGGTGGCGGCACGAGACCAGTGAGGAGCTTTGGCAAGTCGCAGACCGCTTCGGAATACCGTTTTTCGAGTCGATAGATGATGTTCCTCCTCTCGGAACGTCTCTCGTAAGCGTTATGTGGAACAAGATTTTTCCGCCCCATGTCCTCGCACGGTTCGATGGAGGCGGCATCAATCTTCATCCAGCCCCACTTCCTGAATATCGCGGCAGTTTTGCGCGGACGCATGCCATACTCAATGGCGAGAAGAGCTTCGGAGTGACTGTCCACTATCTCTCGGAGCGGGTCGATAGGGGCGATATTATCAGCGAATTGCAGTTCCCTGTGCTGCCTTCAGAAACGGCCCTCTCTTTAGACACCAGAGCGCAACTTTATGGCTACGCGCTCTTCTGCCAGGTGTGGCTGCGTCTGTTGGACGGATCGGCTACCTCTCGTTCACAAGACGAGTTGATCGCTCAAGAGAAGCGCAAGGCTTGCTTCTATCACATGCGCAAGATGACCGCACTTCTGGATTCGTCAGACGTTCCACGCAGTGCCGAAGAACTCGATCGGCTCCACCGCGCTCTATATCTTCCACCACGCATTGAGCCTCCCAAATGGCTCGTCGAACGAGTCATAACTAATGAGGTTCGGACGCTCCTTCGGGATTCTACCGTCGGCGGTAAGGCGTGA
- a CDS encoding DUF6499 domain-containing protein: MGCTSSRVKSCGEIVTMPGTDWRSEEAYSNLKKAEAVDVAWEWLRRDPDYQEDYRRLSRRQRSSAATEQLRRKWGLSFSS; the protein is encoded by the coding sequence ATGGGATGCACTTCCTCGCGTGTGAAATCTTGCGGGGAAATTGTGACAATGCCGGGTACTGACTGGAGATCTGAGGAAGCATACAGCAACCTCAAGAAGGCAGAAGCTGTCGACGTGGCCTGGGAGTGGCTGCGCCGAGATCCCGATTACCAAGAGGATTATAGGCGCTTGTCTCGCCGCCAACGGTCCAGCGCAGCCACGGAGCAGTTGCGACGGAAGTGGGGGCTCTCGTTTTCCAGCTGA
- a CDS encoding LysR family transcriptional regulator — translation MAAQDDEVPLNAIRAFVIVAREGSVTRAASSLGTTQSSVSRYLSVLRDYLDADLIERRGRRSHLTEFRRLFANALSEPLETVGFTAKRMRRRATAGTNRIVVLAHHYRLCFLASDSKSASVLC, via the coding sequence ATGGCGGCTCAAGACGATGAAGTTCCTCTAAACGCCATCCGCGCTTTTGTGATCGTCGCCCGCGAAGGCAGCGTCACGCGCGCCGCCAGCAGCTTGGGAACAACTCAGAGCTCGGTCAGCCGCTATTTGTCCGTCCTGAGGGACTATCTCGATGCGGACCTCATCGAGCGGCGCGGCCGACGCAGTCATTTGACCGAGTTCAGAAGACTATTTGCTAACGCACTCTCTGAACCGCTCGAGACAGTCGGCTTCACCGCCAAGAGAATGCGGCGGCGGGCGACCGCGGGCACCAATCGGATTGTCGTTCTCGCACACCACTATCGACTTTGCTTCCTCGCTTCTGATTCCAAATCTGCAAGCGTTCTCTGCTGA
- a CDS encoding cyclodeaminase: MPRMRVLTERELRDIVPLDLMAVQCVEGAFYSLATKAVAMPPILRLDIPQHRGEVDVKTAYVPGLDNFAIKISPGFFDNPKIGLPSTNGMMVLLSSKTGLVQALLLDNGYLTDVRTAAAGAVAAKYLARKDASVAAVLGAGIQAKLQLQALALVRSIRGARIWARDASKAKTVAQELSALLKFPVVACEDAIQAVTGSHVVVTTTPAHKPILKSSWLEPGQHITAMGSDAEHKNEIEPEVIKRADIYVADSLKQTQRLGELHHAIAVGIVREDATFPELGEIVASLKAGRTNDMQITVADLTGTGIQDTAIASLALARSAAAKVGSEFES, from the coding sequence ATGCCACGAATGAGAGTGCTCACGGAACGCGAGCTCAGAGACATTGTTCCTCTCGATCTGATGGCAGTGCAATGTGTCGAAGGCGCATTCTATTCGCTCGCCACGAAAGCAGTGGCGATGCCGCCCATTCTAAGGCTCGATATTCCCCAACACCGAGGTGAGGTGGACGTCAAGACAGCCTATGTACCCGGTCTCGACAACTTTGCCATTAAGATCAGCCCTGGCTTCTTCGACAATCCAAAGATTGGATTACCGAGCACCAACGGCATGATGGTGCTGCTTTCAAGCAAAACCGGTCTGGTGCAAGCTCTCTTGCTTGACAATGGCTATTTGACCGATGTCCGGACGGCCGCCGCTGGTGCCGTTGCTGCAAAGTATCTCGCTCGCAAGGACGCTTCGGTCGCTGCTGTGCTGGGTGCCGGAATTCAGGCAAAGCTGCAGTTGCAGGCGCTTGCTCTGGTTCGATCGATCCGGGGGGCTCGGATTTGGGCGCGCGACGCTTCCAAGGCTAAAACCGTGGCGCAGGAGCTCTCGGCGCTGTTGAAGTTTCCTGTAGTCGCATGTGAAGACGCGATTCAGGCTGTGACCGGCTCGCACGTTGTCGTCACAACGACGCCGGCCCACAAACCAATTCTGAAATCGTCATGGCTTGAACCTGGACAGCACATAACCGCAATGGGATCTGACGCTGAACACAAAAATGAGATTGAGCCAGAGGTGATCAAGCGCGCCGACATTTATGTTGCTGACAGTCTCAAGCAAACGCAACGGCTCGGCGAATTGCACCATGCCATAGCCGTGGGCATTGTCCGCGAGGATGCAACTTTTCCAGAACTCGGCGAGATTGTCGCTAGCCTGAAGGCTGGGCGCACGAACGACATGCAAATCACGGTCGCCGATCTTACCGGGACGGGGATCCAGGACACCGCCATCGCATCACTTGCGCTTGCGCGATCTGCAGCTGCAAAGGTCGGCTCCGAATTCGAGAGTTGA